The Peribacillus sp. FSL P2-0133 genome has a segment encoding these proteins:
- a CDS encoding NFACT RNA binding domain-containing protein → MSFDGLFTKAMTEEIASLLKGGRINKVHQPYKNEVILVVRAGGKNHKLLLSAHPSYSRVQMTEESYENPKEAPMFCMLLRKHLEGYTIENIYQYGLDRMIIFEVKGRNELGDVSQKQLIIEIMGRHSNIVLVDKERNMILDSIKHVSHAVNSYRAILPGQEYLAPPAQEKKNPFEATEDDIRKNIDFNAGKLDRQLVAHFSGVSPLVAKEAVYRAGLANSTTLPSAFLKIIQEISEQYYTAMIKQDGNKEVFYMLPLEHLTGNQRTFPSLSEMLDRYYFGKAERDRVKQKSQDVERFITNEIEKNSKKIGKLERTLKDTERGEQYQLFGELLTANLYQMKKGMKEIEVVNYYDEEQSMVTIPLDPLKNPSDNAQKYFSRYQKSKNAVGVVQEQIEKTKLELAYFEALHQQLQSASPRDIEEIREELQEEGYIRQKKKKGMKKPANAKPQLETYYATDGDLIFVGKNNKQNDYLTNKFARRDEIWLHTKDIPGSHVVIRNESPSEKTIKEAAVLAAFFSKAQQSSSVPVDFTQVRHVKKPNGSKPGFVIYDQQQTVYITPDADTVIRLKEAVKD, encoded by the coding sequence ATGTCATTTGATGGATTATTCACGAAAGCGATGACGGAAGAAATCGCTTCTTTATTAAAAGGTGGACGAATCAATAAGGTACATCAGCCTTATAAAAATGAAGTAATACTGGTTGTTCGTGCTGGAGGTAAGAACCATAAGCTCCTATTATCAGCCCACCCAAGTTATTCGAGGGTGCAAATGACCGAAGAGAGTTATGAAAATCCCAAAGAGGCACCCATGTTCTGTATGCTTCTTAGGAAGCACCTCGAGGGCTATACGATAGAAAATATTTATCAATATGGACTTGATAGAATGATCATTTTTGAAGTGAAGGGCCGCAATGAGCTTGGTGATGTCTCTCAAAAGCAGTTAATCATCGAAATCATGGGGCGTCACAGCAACATTGTTTTAGTCGATAAAGAACGAAATATGATTTTGGACAGCATTAAGCATGTTTCACATGCCGTTAACAGTTATCGGGCGATATTGCCTGGCCAGGAATATTTGGCCCCGCCCGCACAAGAAAAGAAGAATCCTTTCGAGGCTACCGAGGACGATATAAGGAAGAATATTGACTTCAATGCAGGAAAGCTGGATCGACAGCTTGTTGCCCATTTTTCTGGAGTTTCACCATTAGTTGCAAAGGAAGCCGTTTACCGGGCTGGACTTGCCAACAGCACGACCCTTCCATCAGCTTTTTTAAAGATTATCCAAGAAATCTCGGAGCAATACTATACTGCGATGATCAAACAAGATGGAAATAAAGAAGTTTTTTATATGCTTCCACTAGAGCATCTGACTGGGAATCAACGTACATTTCCTTCATTGAGCGAGATGCTCGACCGCTATTACTTCGGAAAGGCAGAAAGAGATCGGGTTAAGCAAAAGAGCCAGGATGTAGAACGTTTCATTACTAATGAAATAGAAAAAAACTCAAAAAAAATCGGGAAGCTCGAACGTACATTAAAAGATACGGAACGCGGAGAACAGTATCAGTTGTTCGGTGAGCTTCTTACAGCTAATCTATATCAAATGAAAAAAGGCATGAAGGAAATAGAAGTCGTCAATTATTATGATGAAGAACAAAGTATGGTCACCATCCCGCTTGACCCATTAAAAAATCCATCAGATAATGCACAGAAGTACTTCTCCAGATACCAAAAGTCCAAAAATGCAGTCGGAGTCGTCCAAGAACAAATCGAAAAAACAAAATTGGAATTGGCCTACTTTGAGGCCTTGCATCAGCAGCTCCAATCAGCTTCACCCAGAGATATAGAGGAGATTCGCGAAGAACTTCAGGAAGAAGGATACATTAGGCAAAAAAAGAAAAAAGGCATGAAAAAGCCTGCAAATGCAAAACCGCAGCTTGAAACATATTATGCTACAGATGGAGATCTCATTTTTGTCGGGAAGAATAATAAACAAAATGATTATCTAACGAATAAGTTTGCACGCCGTGATGAAATATGGCTTCATACCAAAGATATACCTGGCTCACATGTTGTGATTCGAAATGAATCGCCAAGTGAAAAAACGATAAAAGAGGCAGCCGTATTAGCAGCTTTCTTCAGTAAAGCACAGCAATCGAGCTCAGTGCCCGTTGATTTCACACAAGTTCGCCATGTTAAGAAACCGAATGGTTCCAAACCCGGGTTCGTGATCTACGACCAGCAGCAGACCGTATATATTACACCTGATGCCGATACTGTCATACGCTTAAAGGAAGCTGTAAAGGATTGA
- a CDS encoding calcium-translocating P-type ATPase, SERCA-type, translating into MEFKEMNNQEMEKALQTNVTHGLDDDEVKDRLRKHGFNELKEGEKQSAILLFFAQFKDFMVIVLLAATLVSGILGEYIDAIAIMAIVFLNGLLGFFQERKAEKSLDALKEMAAPQVNILRDGQWLKVPSREVVVGDILKFSSGDRIGADLRIIDQSSLEIEESALTGESLPAVKCSDPLMNEVEGIGDQENMAFMGTMVTRGNGVGIVIATGMNTAMGKIADLLQTAETKETPLQRRLEQLGKILIVTALILTVIVVLTGVIQGHDLYTMFLAGVSLAVAAIPEGLPAIVTVALSLGVQRMIKQKAIVRKLPAVETLGCATVICSDKTGTLTQNKMTVTKVWSGGKTWDVGGTGYNPVGEFSLEGVSVAPKNHNALLQIITFGMLCNKAELKDDGKRYILDGDPTEGAMLVTAMKAGLTREHLSKRFTIVKEFPFDSSRKMMSVIVKDDKDNHFVIVKGAPDVLIAQSDTILWEGKSEILNQKSKERVQQDMNELASQALRMIAVGYKPLSKGTILLHETEAERNLTFMGLQGMIDPPRPEVKQAVKECRDAGIKTVMITGDHVITAKAIAKELGILKGKDRVLEGRQLADMEVGELEEVVESVSVFARVSPEHKLKIVKALQNKGHVVAMTGDGVNDAPAIKSADIGISMGITGTDVAKEASSLILVDDNFATIKSAIKEGRNIYENIRKFIRYLLASNVGEILVMFFAMLCALPLPLIPIQILFVNLVTDGLPAMALGLDSAEEDVMKRNPRNANEGVFGRGLGWKIISRGFLIGISTLIAFYVVYRANPDNLAYAQTIAFATLVLAQLIHVFDCRSERSIFSRNPFGNLYLVGAVLSSLLLMVAVMYVQPLQTIFHTVPISGRDWLLVIGMASIPTFLLAGTFLARKAQ; encoded by the coding sequence ATGGAGTTCAAGGAAATGAATAATCAAGAAATGGAGAAAGCGCTTCAAACAAACGTTACACACGGTTTGGACGATGATGAAGTAAAGGACAGGCTGCGAAAGCATGGCTTTAACGAATTGAAGGAAGGAGAAAAACAGTCAGCCATTCTTTTATTTTTCGCCCAATTCAAAGATTTCATGGTCATAGTTTTACTTGCCGCGACCTTAGTCTCCGGGATATTGGGTGAATATATCGATGCGATTGCCATCATGGCGATTGTTTTTTTGAATGGATTACTTGGGTTTTTTCAAGAACGGAAGGCCGAGAAATCCCTGGATGCCCTAAAGGAAATGGCTGCGCCGCAAGTTAACATACTTCGGGATGGCCAGTGGCTGAAAGTCCCATCGAGAGAAGTAGTAGTAGGGGATATCCTGAAGTTTTCGAGTGGTGACCGAATTGGTGCCGATTTACGGATCATCGACCAGTCAAGCCTTGAAATAGAAGAGTCTGCACTTACCGGCGAGTCACTCCCGGCCGTTAAATGTTCTGATCCATTGATGAATGAGGTTGAAGGTATCGGTGATCAGGAAAATATGGCGTTTATGGGAACGATGGTAACAAGAGGAAATGGGGTAGGAATCGTAATCGCTACAGGAATGAATACGGCGATGGGCAAGATTGCGGATCTCCTGCAGACTGCAGAAACAAAAGAAACACCTCTTCAACGGAGGTTGGAGCAGCTAGGCAAAATTTTGATCGTCACGGCTTTAATATTAACTGTAATCGTGGTCCTGACTGGCGTCATTCAAGGGCATGATCTTTATACGATGTTTTTGGCCGGGGTATCTTTGGCTGTTGCGGCGATTCCTGAAGGCTTGCCAGCCATTGTGACCGTAGCATTGTCTTTGGGCGTTCAGCGTATGATCAAACAAAAAGCGATTGTCCGCAAGCTTCCTGCCGTAGAAACGCTTGGCTGCGCAACGGTGATTTGCTCAGATAAGACAGGTACACTGACACAAAACAAAATGACGGTGACGAAGGTCTGGAGTGGAGGGAAAACTTGGGATGTCGGCGGTACTGGTTATAATCCTGTCGGAGAGTTTTCCTTAGAGGGAGTTTCAGTTGCCCCGAAAAACCATAATGCCTTGCTTCAAATAATTACATTCGGCATGCTCTGTAATAAAGCCGAGTTAAAGGATGATGGTAAACGATATATTTTGGACGGTGATCCGACAGAAGGGGCGATGTTGGTCACGGCAATGAAAGCGGGCTTGACGAGGGAACACTTGTCTAAGCGGTTTACGATAGTCAAGGAGTTTCCATTTGACTCGAGCCGCAAAATGATGAGTGTCATAGTGAAGGATGATAAAGATAATCATTTCGTCATCGTAAAAGGGGCCCCTGATGTATTGATCGCCCAGTCCGACACGATTCTTTGGGAAGGAAAGTCGGAAATATTGAATCAGAAGAGTAAGGAAAGGGTGCAACAGGACATGAATGAGCTTGCCTCTCAGGCACTTCGAATGATTGCTGTTGGTTATAAACCCCTTTCAAAAGGAACGATTTTGCTTCATGAAACCGAAGCTGAGCGCAATTTGACCTTCATGGGACTGCAAGGCATGATCGATCCCCCACGTCCGGAAGTGAAGCAGGCAGTTAAGGAATGCAGGGATGCCGGAATCAAAACTGTCATGATTACTGGCGACCATGTAATAACAGCAAAGGCAATAGCTAAAGAACTTGGTATTTTAAAAGGAAAAGACCGCGTACTAGAAGGACGGCAATTGGCCGACATGGAAGTAGGGGAACTTGAGGAAGTTGTTGAAAGTGTTTCGGTATTTGCCCGCGTTTCCCCGGAACATAAGTTGAAAATCGTAAAAGCCTTGCAAAATAAAGGACATGTCGTTGCAATGACAGGGGATGGTGTCAATGATGCCCCTGCGATAAAATCAGCGGATATTGGTATATCCATGGGTATCACGGGTACTGATGTCGCTAAGGAAGCTTCTTCCTTGATATTGGTTGACGACAATTTTGCCACAATTAAATCGGCCATCAAAGAAGGCAGGAATATTTACGAAAACATCAGGAAGTTCATCCGTTATCTGCTTGCTTCCAATGTTGGGGAGATTTTGGTCATGTTTTTTGCGATGCTATGTGCCTTGCCGTTACCTTTGATACCAATCCAGATCTTATTCGTGAACCTTGTTACCGACGGACTGCCTGCGATGGCATTGGGACTGGATTCCGCAGAAGAAGATGTAATGAAAAGAAATCCAAGAAATGCTAATGAAGGTGTTTTTGGAAGAGGGCTTGGCTGGAAGATCATCTCTCGTGGTTTTCTGATCGGGATTTCTACATTGATCGCATTTTATGTGGTATACCGTGCAAATCCGGATAATCTTGCTTATGCACAAACGATTGCGTTCGCTACCTTGGTCCTGGCTCAGCTAATACATGTATTCGATTGCCGAAGCGAACGTTCGATCTTCTCGAGAAATCCATTCGGTAACCTTTATCTAGTGGGGGCGGTACTGTCCTCCCTATTATTGATGGTAGCCGTCATGTATGTGCAGCCTCTACAAACAATCTTTCATACGGTACCGATTTCGGGAAGGGATTGGCTATTAGTTATAGGGATGGCATCCATTCCAACTTTTTTACTGGCTGGAACCTTTTTAGCAAGAAAAGCACAATGA
- a CDS encoding YicC/YloC family endoribonuclease → MVTSMTGYGREEAENEQVKVFAEIKTVNHRFCEYTIRMPRQLLVLEEKVKKKANQYIRRGRVEIFITVEGESLVSKKVKIEWNLADQYVGLMDEVKRKYNLESSIALQDMLQLESIFITEEVPAVPADLESLLLKAVTGALENLKKMRNLEGQELALDMKRQLKKFGEIVAGVKMHAPSVVEKYKARLEIKLAELTEGLIEDSRIVTEAAIFADKCDINEELTRLDSHVQQFSRTLTHSEPIGRKLDFLVQEMNREVNTIGSKANDSAITKEVVEMKSLLEKLKEQVQNIE, encoded by the coding sequence ATGGTTACCAGTATGACGGGCTATGGAAGAGAAGAAGCGGAAAACGAACAGGTCAAGGTTTTTGCCGAAATTAAGACCGTGAACCATCGTTTTTGTGAATATACGATTCGGATGCCGCGCCAGCTTTTGGTTTTGGAAGAAAAGGTAAAGAAGAAGGCGAATCAATACATAAGAAGGGGACGGGTGGAAATCTTCATCACAGTGGAAGGTGAGAGCCTGGTTTCCAAAAAGGTGAAGATCGAATGGAATCTTGCGGATCAGTATGTGGGTTTGATGGATGAAGTCAAGCGAAAGTACAATCTGGAAAGTTCCATTGCATTACAGGATATGCTGCAACTTGAATCGATTTTCATAACGGAAGAAGTACCTGCGGTTCCTGCCGATTTGGAATCCCTGTTATTGAAGGCTGTCACGGGGGCATTGGAAAATCTGAAAAAAATGCGGAACCTGGAAGGTCAGGAACTGGCCTTGGACATGAAACGCCAGCTGAAAAAGTTCGGTGAGATTGTAGCAGGGGTCAAAATGCATGCACCTTCAGTCGTCGAGAAATATAAAGCCCGGTTGGAAATCAAACTGGCTGAGTTGACTGAAGGATTGATTGAAGATAGCCGCATTGTTACAGAAGCGGCCATTTTTGCTGATAAATGTGATATAAATGAAGAACTGACCAGACTCGATAGCCATGTACAGCAATTTTCAAGGACGCTTACCCATAGTGAACCAATTGGAAGGAAACTTGACTTCCTTGTCCAGGAAATGAACAGGGAAGTCAATACGATTGGATCAAAGGCAAATGATTCAGCCATTACCAAAGAAGTGGTGGAAATGAAAAGTCTTCTTGAAAAATTAAAGGAACAGGTTCAAAATATCGAGTAG
- a CDS encoding DUF370 domain-containing protein, with protein MSIKLINIGFGNIVSANRIVSIVSPESAPIKRIIQDARDRGSLIDATYGRRTRAVIITDSDHVILSAVQPETVAARLQDRDDSVEEG; from the coding sequence ATGTCAATAAAGCTCATTAATATTGGTTTTGGGAATATCGTTTCCGCAAACCGGATCGTATCAATCGTGAGCCCGGAATCGGCTCCGATCAAAAGGATCATCCAAGACGCCCGGGACCGCGGATCCTTAATAGATGCTACATATGGTAGAAGAACCAGGGCCGTAATAATTACAGACAGCGACCATGTTATCTTATCTGCCGTTCAACCGGAAACGGTTGCCGCACGGCTCCAAGATAGAGATGACAGCGTAGAAGAGGGGTAA
- the gmk gene encoding guanylate kinase, whose product MREKGLLIVLSGPSGVGKGTVRKAIFSQPGTAFEYSISMTTRLPRHGEVDGVDYFFKKREEFEALIEEGKLLEYAEFVGNYYGTPVDYVRETIDSGKDVFLEIEVQGAKQVREKFPEGLFIFLAPPSLTELESRIVTRGTETEEAIKGRMKVAKEEIELMDLYDYVVENDHVDAACARINAIVIAEHCRRERVAVLYKKMLEAE is encoded by the coding sequence ATGAGAGAAAAAGGTTTATTAATCGTTTTGTCCGGTCCATCCGGTGTTGGTAAAGGAACTGTAAGGAAGGCAATTTTTTCACAGCCAGGAACGGCATTCGAATATTCAATTTCGATGACGACACGGCTGCCTCGCCATGGTGAAGTGGACGGAGTGGACTATTTCTTCAAAAAACGCGAGGAATTCGAAGCACTTATCGAAGAAGGAAAATTGCTGGAATATGCTGAGTTCGTCGGTAATTATTATGGAACACCCGTGGATTATGTCCGTGAAACAATCGATTCCGGAAAAGATGTATTTCTGGAAATAGAAGTTCAAGGAGCTAAACAGGTTCGGGAGAAATTCCCTGAAGGACTTTTCATTTTCCTTGCTCCTCCGAGTTTGACTGAACTCGAAAGCCGCATCGTTACTCGCGGAACCGAGACGGAGGAAGCGATAAAAGGACGTATGAAGGTGGCCAAGGAAGAAATAGAACTTATGGATCTGTATGATTATGTTGTTGAAAATGATCATGTGGATGCTGCATGTGCTAGAATTAATGCAATTGTAATTGCCGAGCATTGCCGTCGGGAAAGAGTTGCTGTTTTATATAAAAAAATGTTGGAGGCGGAATAA